Within Micromonospora parathelypteridis, the genomic segment CCGCGCGCAGGCCGAACGGCGCTGGGCGAACGAGGGGAACACCCCGACCGGCGAGCTGACCGGCAAACGGGTGCTCATCGTCGGCGCGGGTGCGATCGGCACCGCGGTGCGTGACCGACTCGCCCCGTTCGAGGTGAGCTTCACCCTGGTCGCGAGGACGGCCCGCCCGGAGCAGGGGGTGCACGCCGTCGAGGAGTTGCCCCGGCTGCTGCCCGAGGCGGACGTGGTGGTGGTGCTGGTGCCGCTCACCGACCAGACCCGTGGCCTGATCGACAAGGAGTTCCTGGCCGCGATGCCGGACGGGGCGCTGCTGGTCAACGCGGCCCGGGGGCCGGTGGCCCACACCGAGGCGCTCGTCGCCGAGCTGGGCACCGGTCGGATCTCGGCCGCGCTGGACGTCACCGACCCGGAGCCACTGCCTGCCGACTCTCCGCTCTGGGCGATGCCGAACGTGCTGCTCACCCCGCACGTGGCCGGGGCGGTGCGGGGCTTGCTGCCGCGGGCCTACCGACTGGT encodes:
- a CDS encoding 2-hydroxyacid dehydrogenase, which produces MKVWIPHQAGLNLMGELPPDVTVEVFEHADRMPSEVADVRVWVPPFLGGTDATALLRELPDLSVVQLLSAGADAWAGRTPPSVTLCDARGVHDPSTAEWVVTAILAQLRAFPTFVRAQAERRWANEGNTPTGELTGKRVLIVGAGAIGTAVRDRLAPFEVSFTLVARTARPEQGVHAVEELPRLLPEADVVVVLVPLTDQTRGLIDKEFLAAMPDGALLVNAARGPVAHTEALVAELGTGRISAALDVTDPEPLPADSPLWAMPNVLLTPHVAGAVRGLLPRAYRLVGDQVRRFAAGQPLINTVVDGY